Proteins co-encoded in one Rhodococcus sp. PAMC28707 genomic window:
- a CDS encoding Lsr2 family protein, translated as MAKQVIYELVDDIDGTAIDEGEGESIEFSLDGVDYVIDLKTKNANEFRKRLELYVGHATRVGGRKRKVASAGVAPKAASSSAPTTKRDPAQTRAIRQWASDSGYEINDRGRIPADIVEAYETANAS; from the coding sequence TCTATGAATTGGTCGACGACATCGACGGCACAGCAATCGACGAAGGCGAAGGCGAATCGATCGAATTCTCCCTCGACGGCGTCGACTACGTCATCGACCTGAAAACCAAGAACGCCAACGAATTCCGCAAGCGTCTCGAACTGTACGTCGGACACGCAACCCGCGTCGGCGGCCGCAAGCGCAAAGTAGCGTCGGCCGGCGTCGCCCCTAAGGCCGCATCTTCATCGGCGCCTACGACCAAACGTGACCCCGCTCAAACCCGCGCTATTCGCCAGTGGGCATCGGACAGCGGCTACGAGATCAACGACCGCGGACGCATTCCCGCCGACATCGTCGAAGCATACGAAACAGCAAACGCCAGCTAG
- a CDS encoding 3-hydroxyacyl-CoA dehydrogenase, giving the protein MTDITNVTVLGTGVLGSQIAYQTAYHGFSVVAYDIDDAALGKAKVQFDKLVKVYTQQVEGAADGKAAAALERITLSSNLEEAVQAADLVIEAVPENLDIKRDTYTKIGGFAPEHTIFATNSSTLLPSDFMDSTGRPEKFLALHFANQIWVRNTAEVMGTSKTDPAVYRTVVDFASAIGMVPIELKKEQPGYVLNSLLVPFLDAAGLLLVDGVADPAMIDKTWRIATGAPLGPCQIYDIIGLTTPYNIASQGNEDQRRLAAFLKENYIDKGKLGISTGEGLYKYPKS; this is encoded by the coding sequence ATGACCGACATCACCAACGTGACGGTATTGGGGACAGGCGTTCTAGGTTCGCAGATTGCGTATCAGACTGCGTACCATGGATTTTCGGTAGTCGCATATGACATCGACGATGCGGCGCTGGGCAAGGCGAAGGTGCAGTTCGACAAGCTGGTCAAGGTGTACACGCAGCAAGTCGAAGGCGCGGCCGACGGCAAGGCAGCGGCCGCGCTGGAGCGGATCACTCTGTCGTCGAACCTCGAGGAAGCTGTACAGGCCGCAGACCTGGTCATCGAGGCCGTTCCCGAGAATCTCGACATCAAGCGCGATACCTACACCAAGATCGGCGGTTTCGCCCCCGAGCACACGATCTTCGCGACGAACTCTTCGACACTGCTTCCCAGCGACTTCATGGACTCCACCGGTCGTCCGGAGAAGTTCCTCGCGCTGCACTTCGCCAACCAGATCTGGGTCCGCAACACCGCCGAGGTGATGGGCACGTCGAAGACCGACCCCGCTGTCTACCGGACAGTCGTCGACTTCGCATCCGCAATCGGCATGGTCCCGATCGAGCTGAAGAAGGAACAGCCCGGCTACGTGCTCAATTCCCTACTCGTACCGTTTCTCGACGCAGCCGGACTCCTCCTCGTCGACGGAGTCGCCGATCCGGCAATGATCGACAAGACCTGGCGCATCGCCACCGGCGCGCCGCTCGGCCCATGCCAGATCTACGACATCATCGGACTCACTACGCCGTACAACATCGCCTCTCAGGGCAACGAAGACCAGCGACGGTTGGCTGCTTTCCTGAAGGAGAATTACATCGACAAGGGAAAGCTGGGCATCTCCACCGGGGAAGGCCTGTACAAGTACCCGAAGAGCTGA
- a CDS encoding GAF and ANTAR domain-containing protein: MNTIDSEHAGYRFASLSWDLAQHPGTGPTAQRVVDLAVTTLGCSGAAVTTLRDNGRLRIIAASDQATIAAAAKIADRTGQSATKAVIATKGTIVNNDVENDPRWVQYRELMTEQTSIRSTASFYLILGGVELGVMGFYSAHKDFFTEEILYDCSIYADHAAVALKNAGADDRNDQLSMAVDTNREIGIAVGIVMSRYKLTRDAAFDMLVVASSHTNRKLRDVAAEIAATGNVPAWRSKAHAS; encoded by the coding sequence ATGAACACCATCGATTCGGAGCACGCCGGATACCGATTTGCGTCGCTGTCCTGGGACCTGGCGCAACACCCCGGAACAGGCCCGACGGCACAGCGCGTCGTCGACCTCGCGGTCACGACCTTGGGTTGCAGCGGCGCCGCGGTGACCACCCTTCGCGACAACGGTCGGCTGCGGATCATTGCGGCCAGCGATCAAGCAACGATCGCCGCAGCCGCCAAGATCGCCGATCGCACTGGCCAGTCCGCCACCAAAGCCGTCATCGCCACCAAAGGCACCATCGTGAACAACGACGTGGAGAACGATCCGCGGTGGGTGCAGTATCGAGAGCTGATGACCGAGCAGACGTCTATCCGGTCGACCGCGAGCTTCTATCTGATCCTCGGCGGAGTCGAGTTGGGTGTCATGGGCTTCTACAGCGCCCATAAGGACTTCTTCACCGAAGAGATCCTCTACGACTGCTCCATCTACGCCGACCATGCGGCAGTGGCACTGAAGAATGCCGGCGCAGACGACCGCAACGATCAACTGTCGATGGCGGTGGACACCAACCGCGAAATCGGGATCGCCGTCGGGATAGTCATGAGCCGATACAAGCTCACCCGGGACGCCGCGTTCGACATGCTGGTCGTGGCGTCCTCACACACCAACCGCAAGCTGCGGGACGTCGCGGCCGAGATAGCCGCCACCGGGAACGTCCCGGCCTGGCGGTCGAAAGCCCACGCTTCGTAG
- a CDS encoding TspO/MBR family protein: protein MKVGVIVSAIAAVIGSFIGSGAWIGTPIAEAAGGALSATSTLVAPAGTAFSIWTVIYFGFFAYAVWQALPGRSERHLSLRLPIAVSMLLNAAWILTIQLGLLWLSVFVIAALLAVLARVFVLLQQQRPENWLDAVITDGTMGLYLGWVCVATIANVTAWLVDLGVTGGATFWAAAVLVVAALVAVGLATYSSGALAPAIGIVWGLMWIAQGRLAGDLINATVGWTAAIAALVVGIYTAVIRAS, encoded by the coding sequence ATGAAGGTCGGGGTAATAGTCAGCGCCATTGCGGCGGTCATCGGCTCGTTCATCGGCTCGGGTGCATGGATCGGCACTCCCATCGCGGAGGCCGCAGGCGGCGCGCTCAGCGCCACGTCGACGCTCGTCGCGCCTGCTGGGACTGCATTCTCGATCTGGACGGTCATCTACTTCGGATTCTTCGCGTACGCGGTGTGGCAGGCGCTGCCCGGGCGAAGCGAGCGCCACCTTTCCCTCCGACTGCCGATTGCGGTGTCCATGCTGCTCAACGCCGCATGGATCCTGACGATTCAGCTCGGATTGCTGTGGCTGAGCGTGTTCGTCATCGCAGCGCTGCTCGCGGTCCTCGCCCGCGTGTTCGTCCTCCTCCAGCAGCAGCGCCCCGAGAACTGGCTGGACGCGGTGATCACGGACGGAACGATGGGCCTCTACCTCGGCTGGGTATGCGTGGCGACCATCGCGAACGTGACGGCGTGGCTCGTCGATCTCGGCGTGACCGGCGGTGCCACCTTTTGGGCAGCGGCCGTCCTGGTCGTTGCAGCGTTGGTGGCCGTCGGGTTGGCTACGTACTCTTCGGGTGCTCTCGCGCCGGCTATCGGGATCGTCTGGGGATTGATGTGGATTGCGCAGGGCAGGCTCGCGGGCGACCTCATCAACGCCACCGTCGGATGGACTGCAGCGATCGCAGCATTGGTGGTGGGAATCTACACCGCTGTCATCCGCGCGTCATAG
- a CDS encoding fused (3R)-hydroxyacyl-ACP dehydratase subunits HadA/HadB produces MTGKTSENFDPAEHVRAMVGLHYRASDFYEVGREKVREYARAVQDFNPVHWDSDAAKALGYSGLAAPLTFISLVGTLAQRRLLEKIAVGFDLGQMLQTDQVLEFHQPIVAGDQLYCDVSLDSYKEVMGKDMMVTKNIVSNQRNELVQTTYTTLLIGRDGDVDSGIVEAAENLVMHGATPSTARENATTHQEEEQVEHPPLVLVDHRPAPSVKFEDVTVGDMLPEKVFRLTRGDLVNYAGVAGDANPIHWSDGFAKLVDLKNVLAHGMLTMGLGGGYITSWLGDPGAVKDYTVRFTAPIPVDPHRAAEILFAGKIKSLDADSRTAVISLGATFEGKRIFGHRATATVQLA; encoded by the coding sequence ATGACTGGAAAAACTTCTGAGAATTTCGATCCAGCGGAGCATGTCCGTGCAATGGTGGGCCTGCACTACCGGGCGAGCGACTTCTACGAGGTGGGACGCGAGAAGGTCCGTGAGTACGCTCGCGCAGTTCAGGATTTCAACCCGGTGCACTGGGACTCCGACGCAGCCAAAGCGCTCGGCTACAGCGGGTTGGCAGCGCCGCTGACCTTCATCTCCCTGGTCGGCACCCTTGCACAGCGTCGGTTGCTCGAGAAGATCGCGGTCGGATTCGACCTGGGGCAGATGCTGCAAACCGATCAGGTCCTCGAATTCCACCAGCCGATCGTCGCTGGCGATCAGCTGTACTGCGACGTCTCCCTCGACTCCTACAAGGAGGTCATGGGCAAGGACATGATGGTCACCAAAAACATCGTGTCCAATCAGCGCAACGAGCTCGTGCAGACCACGTACACGACGCTACTGATCGGCCGCGATGGAGATGTCGACTCCGGCATCGTCGAGGCAGCGGAGAATCTGGTGATGCACGGCGCTACGCCGTCGACTGCTCGCGAGAACGCCACCACGCACCAGGAAGAGGAGCAGGTGGAGCATCCACCGCTCGTGCTGGTCGACCATCGCCCGGCGCCTTCGGTGAAGTTCGAAGACGTCACGGTCGGAGATATGTTGCCAGAGAAGGTCTTTCGCCTAACTCGTGGCGATCTGGTGAACTATGCGGGTGTTGCGGGGGATGCCAACCCGATCCACTGGAGCGATGGGTTCGCCAAGCTCGTCGACCTGAAAAATGTTCTGGCACATGGAATGTTGACGATGGGTCTCGGCGGCGGCTACATCACGTCATGGTTGGGCGATCCAGGTGCGGTCAAGGACTACACGGTCCGCTTCACCGCACCCATTCCCGTCGATCCACATCGCGCCGCAGAAATTCTGTTCGCGGGCAAGATCAAATCGCTCGACGCGGACAGTCGTACGGCAGTGATCTCGCTGGGCGCGACCTTCGAGGGCAAGCGCATCTTCGGGCACCGGGCGACGGCCACCGTTCAACTGGCGTGA
- a CDS encoding Hsp70 family protein, translating into MKTVLGVSVGSSAARATALDTADDSVRSVNVARLFEPSEHVAAALGLLDSMAKVQDVDAADTVLAVPDDPASRSLTSAYSMHKADRFTVVSELGAQLRFLRGSGQLEGLRTVALCDVGASGTTVSIADPVTGQVFSSERTTRFGGSVCDEAVRNYLLATYGADELVSASALDSLGVAIRFAREQLSSLRVAEVTGPFVGGPVRLWRSSFDDIVDRSVRSIEDWTASAIVDAPKSVNALVMVGGCAHIPSLRRVFRRDLRLPVLVPDMPESLTAHGAALLAADASRARSRRPLTAVTRIPPATPFEPDSYDVVPRHRTA; encoded by the coding sequence ATGAAAACGGTGCTTGGGGTGTCAGTGGGCTCTTCGGCCGCCCGGGCTACAGCTCTCGATACAGCGGACGATTCGGTGCGCTCGGTCAACGTTGCGCGGTTGTTCGAGCCATCCGAGCACGTAGCCGCCGCTCTCGGCCTGCTGGATTCCATGGCGAAGGTGCAGGATGTGGATGCCGCGGATACCGTTCTCGCTGTCCCGGACGATCCAGCGAGCAGGTCCCTGACCTCGGCGTATTCGATGCACAAGGCCGATCGGTTCACGGTCGTCTCCGAACTCGGCGCTCAGCTGAGGTTCCTCCGCGGCAGCGGACAGCTCGAGGGCCTGCGGACGGTCGCACTCTGCGACGTCGGTGCTTCGGGGACCACGGTATCGATCGCTGATCCCGTCACCGGTCAGGTTTTCAGTTCGGAGCGAACAACTCGATTCGGTGGATCCGTGTGCGACGAGGCAGTGCGCAACTATCTACTCGCCACCTACGGCGCCGACGAACTGGTATCCGCCTCGGCGCTCGACAGTCTCGGTGTCGCCATTCGATTCGCGCGTGAGCAGCTGTCGAGCCTGCGCGTGGCGGAGGTGACCGGACCATTCGTCGGCGGTCCGGTTCGGCTGTGGCGCAGCTCTTTCGACGACATCGTCGACCGCTCGGTTCGATCGATCGAGGACTGGACTGCCAGTGCCATCGTCGACGCACCGAAATCGGTCAACGCACTGGTCATGGTCGGTGGTTGTGCACATATCCCTTCGCTTCGCCGCGTCTTTCGCCGCGATCTGCGGCTGCCGGTACTCGTGCCCGATATGCCGGAATCACTGACCGCGCACGGGGCGGCGTTGCTGGCCGCCGATGCCTCGCGGGCACGCTCTCGTCGCCCACTGACAGCAGTGACGCGCATTCCCCCGGCGACGCCGTTCGAACCGGACAGTTACGACGTCGTTCCCCGGCATCGCACTGCCTGA